In the Podospora pseudocomata strain CBS 415.72m chromosome 5, whole genome shotgun sequence genome, one interval contains:
- a CDS encoding hypothetical protein (COG:Q; EggNog:ENOG503NWCS): MPHCHVLPESSNLLSSPQTAVIMDHLIQRPLFPTPDKLDLVIPCLLASATGFLSHTLYFIRGFHDTSALRIILVHFTTFLCLTGYSITQLGVFPGLITSTAIALSYLTTLFTSIITYRLFFHPLRHIPGPFLAKITKLYGPYTARNGQMHLEQTKLFKKYGNFVRIAPNEVFMLSVEGIQKIHARDSGCRKLNAGIYDVIHFKGAHNLNSVLTREEHGPRRKIWERAFTTKALAIHEPKTREVCHRWLNKIASLNGQPINTSLFSLLIPFDHMGKVGFSYEFRSIEAGEENRMLHLLESLFGQFGRTGELCWPLSIAKDLNLGKESAEFDRLTMEMADRRAAEEDSNKGDILQHFLDDMRSEKPIAFFNKNIFYSDSALVLIGATDTIGVVLSYLFYHLARHRVYQDLLHSHIKKVYGETIPEEFTDRDLSKIPLLDALINETMRLDNPVANNGPRLTPPEGITVDGIHIPGGVAVRVPGYALHRSEEFYLAPEEFKPERWLDQAKFVKDREAFIPWLVGPNNCVGKRMGMAVVRLVLAYTVYSYTWNSAPGEDGKRIYSESKDNLILKAGTFNAVFTPREPRGLSYVPRQ, encoded by the exons ATGCCTCACTGCCATGTTCTACCTGAGTCTTCAAACCTGTTGTCCTCTCCACAAACAGCCGTGATCATGGATCACCTCATTCAACGAcccctcttccccacacCTGACAAGCTCGACCTTGTCATCCCTTGCCTCCTGGCCTCTGCCACTGGCTTTCTCTCTCACACCCTTTACTTCATCCGCGGCTTTCACGATACCTCGGCACTGCGCATTATTCTCGTCCacttcaccaccttcctATGCCTAACAGGCTACTCAATTACCCAGCTCGGCGTTTTCCCCGGTCTGATCACCTCCACAGCCATAGCCCTCTCGTACCTGACCACCCTATTCACGAGCATAATCACCTACcggctcttcttccaccccctccgacACATACCAGGCCCGTTTCTCGCAAAAATAACAAAGCTATACGGTCCATACACCGCGCGCAATGGTCAAATGCACCTCGAGCAAACAAAACTCTTCAAAAAATATGGCAACTTTGTGCGCATCGCACCCAACGAGGTGTTTATGTTGAGTGTAGAGGGGATACAAAAGATTCATGCCAGAGACAGCGGATGCCGCAAGTTGAACGCGGGCATATACGATGTGATTCACTTCAAGGGGGCGCATAATCTCAACTCTGTGCTTACCAGGGAGGAGCATGGGCCGAGAAGGAAGATTTGGGAGAGGGCGTTTACCACCAAGG CCCTCGCGATCCACGAGCCCAAAACACGAGAAGTCTGTCATCGATGGTTGAACAAGATTGCGAGCTTGAACGGTCAACCGATCAACACTTCGTTGTTCTCGCTGCTGATCCCGTTTGATCACATGGGCAAGGTTGGGTTCAGCTATGAGTTTAGGAGTAttgaggctggggaggagaacaGGATGCTGCATTTGCTGGAGAGCTTGTTTGGGCAGTTTGGACGAACGGGGGAGCTTTGCTGGCCGTTGAGTATTGCTAAGGATCTGAATTTGGGAAAGGAGTCGGCGGAGTTTGATCGGTTGACAATGGAGATGGCTGATCGGAGGGCTGCG GAAGAAGACAGCAACAAGGGGGACATCCTGCAACACTTTTTGGATGACATGAGATCAGAGAAGCCGATTGCCTTTTTCAACAAGAATATCTTTTATTCAGACTCGGCTTTGGTCTTAATTGGGGCTAC TGACACCATCGGCGTGGTGCTTTCATATCTCTTCTACCACCTCGCCCGCCATCGAGTCTATCAGGATCTCCTTCATTCCCACATCAAGAAGGTCTACGGCGAGACTATCCCGGAGGAATTCACAGACCGAGACCTCTCCAAGATCCCGCTTCTGGATGCACTTATTAATGAG ACGATGAGGCTAGACAACCCCGTGGCCAATAACGGACCGAGACTTACACCACCTGAGGGGATCACCGTGGACGGCATTCACATTCCAGGCGGTGTAGCTGTTCGAGTGCCGGGATACGCGCTTCATCGAAGCGAAGAGTTTTACCTGGCGCCCGAAGAGTTCAAACCGGAGAGATGGTTGGATCAAGCAAAGTTTGTAAAGGACCGTGAGGCGTTCATTCCGTGGTTGGTTGGACCAAACAATTGTGTTGGAAAGAGGATGGGCATGGCCGTTGTTCGACTTGTGTTGGCCTACACCGTCTACAGCTACACCTGGAACTCTGCGCCAGGTGAGGACGGAAAGAGGATCTACTCGGAGTCGAAGGACAACTTGATCTTGAAGGCTGGGACGTTCAACGCCGTGTTCACACCAAGAGAACCTAGAGGGCTGAGCTATGTTCCGAGGCAGTGA
- a CDS encoding hypothetical protein (COG:S; EggNog:ENOG503P4NS): MPFKMLSFLSLVADFNNGHKDQPCSSPDSSGLEGDQVQSLVFEQNRHEEEHSKSTTTLDTGSTRSSIALSSTVASSLAIFSPSSTASFSSTASLPSTASSSSTLLSSSTELLTDQSPLTIISSITHSGLSPSTLTESSTQTNNTVTQSTIETSTSTPTGISHYNQSTTQPESFTYTGSSLLNTSTEESIATSSNAHSTTLTRNLEVTEESKPFAGGSSGRTVQFTQTMERSDSPPKGNETKNPAESHFLVSQTRISTTKTSTTRSSTTKTSTIRFTNSLSKQTQYSSALSATQLRQSVESHSSQDHNDKTVSGTSLPTTPPSMERLSDTSPVSVTETQFLAVLSTEHDGITGSLIMETQPSHSLASLTQIYTLSIIQKTTTIQPTESIEDSTINTASKPYKEAIGPPTSTSIYTNYGTSAALAISITTTDLPSPSSTTHTPAVTVSSVVGETPTLPFLHPISLADYILAAYVPVMITLPLAALAQILCLEVKTLAPFHALSGPTGAGAIDSLCLSTGGFPGIYRSICLCFRRHGRQPLLFLVDLLVWTTAIIVSLSSEAFGIKLYGKCKHNDFRGCYMGIAVFDTQSRIIQGLLAFALGLILFIMYRLRNWQTGIDAPHGRSIAAISMLVTEPRTRRVFQHLKPNPHTGRLSNREMTRQLEGYIFKLAPIASHLIGYKHLVFSRPTQALRRAKPQKTPNRRRSKFMAFFDQLPQGFLPPFFIILGIFGFIILIICYETTTGDTSFEHFMNSQGFGVKLLFTGLGVVISLFWDDYFTQVALKEPDRQFNRWPRPSKASSVFLLSPPTTAFSALTPATLHRRQFFLMWVAFVTVLSKITPLLLSNIPFSPWLTWETHRVCTWTAVTILTIMVLTLGYGLIFVKYSRWPSHPGRLGGIIYYLLTMPSNNTGRTPILRFIDDGMAPGSHREDIELGNIQRR, from the exons ATGCCGTTCAAGATGTTGAGTTTTTTAAGCTTGGTCGCGGACTTTAACAATGGACACAAAGATCAACCATGCAGCAGCCCAGACTCCAGTGGCTTGGAAGGGGACCAGGTGCAGAGTCTGGTGTTTGAGCAGAATCGACACGAAGAAGAACACAGTAAGAGCACAACTACTCTTGATACAGGGTCTACGAGATCCTCGATAGCCCTTTCATCAACTGTGGCTTCCTCATTAGCGATATTTTCTCCTTCATCGACGGCTTCTTTTTCGTCGACAGCTTCTCTGCCGTCGACagcttcttcgtcatccacGCTTTTGTCATCCTCGACAGAATTACTGACTGATCAATCGCCCttgaccatcatcagcagcatTACACATAGTGGTTTAAGCCCTAGCACATTGACCGAAAGTAGTACCCAAACGAACAACACTGTTACTCAGTCCACCATAGAgacttcaacttcaaccccaaccggTATCAGCCACTATAACCagtcaacaacccaaccagaAAGCTTCACATACACCGGGAGTAGCCTTCTGAATACATCAACAGAGGAAAGCATAGCTACAAGTAGCAACGCTCATAGTACAACATTGACGCGCAATCTTGAAGTAACCGAAGAGTCAAAACCTTTTGCTGGGGGTTCCAGTGGTCGCACTGTTCAATTCACGCAGACAATGGAGCGTTCGGATAGCCCACCAAAAGGCAATGAAACAAAGAATCCTGCAGAATCACACTTTCTTGTGTCCCAAACAAGGATTTCAACAACTAAGACTTCAACGACTAGGAGTTCAACAACTAAGACTTCAACAATCAGGTTCACAAACTCTTTGTCCAAACAAACACAATACTCGTCAGCCCTAAGTGCAACACAATTACGTCAATCAGTTGAATCTCACTCAAGCCAAGACCATAATGACAAAACAGTCAGTGGCACATCATTACCGACAACCCCTCCTAGCATGGAACGACTGAGTGATACATCACCTGTTTCAGTCACAGAAACGCAGTTTCTAGCGGTCTTATCGACTGAACACGATGGAATAACCGGCTCATTGATCATGGAAACACAGCCTTCCCATAGTCTTGCTTCTCTAACACAAATCTACACCCTGAGTATTATacaaaaaacaacaaccatcCAACCTACAGAATCTATCGAGGATTCAACGATCAACACCGCATCAAAACCATACAAAGAGGCCATTGGGCCACCTACATCAACATCTATCTATACAAACTACGGGACTTCAGCTGCCCTGGCTATCTCTATTACTACTACAGATTTACCGtcgccctcatcaacaacccacaCGCCAGCTGTAACAGTCAGCTCGGTAGTGGGCGAAACACCAACACTGCCTTTCCTTCACCCCATTTCTTTGGCAGACTACATCTTAGCGGCGTATGTACCGGTAATGATCACATTGCCCCTCGCAGCTCTGGCACAAATATTGTGCCTGGAGGTCAAAACACTTGCTCCATTTCACGCACTCAGTGGGCCAACGGGGGCAGGAGCTATAGATTCATTATGCCTTTCGACAGGCGGCTTTCCGGGGATATATAGAAGCATTTGTCTTTGTTTTCGGCGACACGGTCGACAGCCCTTATTATTTCTGGTCGATCTCCTCGTCTGGACCACGGCCATCATTGTCTCACTCTCCAGCGAGGCTTTCGGCATCAAGCTCTATGGTAAATGCAAACACAACGACTTTAGGGGATGCTACATGGGCATCGCGGTATTCGACACTCAAAGCCGGATCATTCAGGGGCTGCTGGCCTTCGCCTTGGGTCTTATTCTGTTCATCATGTACCGACTCCGAAACTGGCAAACTGGCATTGATGCGCCCCACGGCCGAAGCATCGCAGCCATATCTATGCTAGTTACTGAGCCACGTACGCGCAGAGTTTTCCAACATCTCAAACCCAATCCCCATACCGGGAGACTCAGTAACAGGGAAATGACCCGTCAGCTCGAGGGGTATATCTTCAAACTGGCACCTATCGCATCACACCTGATAGGTTATAAGCACCTTGTCTTTTCCAGGCCCACCCAAGCATTACGAAGAGCCAAACCACAAAAGACGCCGAACAGACGCCGCTCCAAATTTATGGCATTCTTTGATCAACTCCCGCAGGGATTTCTTCCCCCGTTCTTTATTATCCTCGGTATATTCGGCTTTATAATTCTGATAATATGCTATGAAACAACCACAGGAGATACTTCGTTCGAGCACTTCATGAACTCTCAGGGCTTTGGCGTGAAGCTCCTTTTTACCGGACTGGGTGTAGTGATATCACTGTTCTGGGATGATTACTTTACAC AGGTGGCACTAAAAGAGCCAGACCGCCAGTTCAACCGCTGGCCGCGCCCTTCCAAGGCCTCTTCCGttttcctcctttccccGCCAACCACTGCTTTTTCTGCCCTCACCCCTGCTACCCTTCACAGACGCCAGTTCTTTCTGATGTGGGTCGCCTTTGTCACCGTGCTATCAAAGATCACACCCTTGCTGCTCTCCAACATCCCCTTCAGCCCATGGCTGACCTGGGAGACACATCGTGTCTGTACCTGGACTGCAGTTACTATCTTGACGATAATGGTTCTTACGCTGGGATACGGTCTTATATTTGTTAAGTATTCTCGGTGGCCGTCACACCCAGGAAGACTCGGTGGCATTATCTATTACCTATTGACAATGCCCTCTAATAATACTGGAAGAACGCCGATCTTGCGGTTTATTGACGATGGAATGGCACCAGGCTCACATAGGGAGGATATCGAGCTAGGGAATATCCAACGTCGTTAA
- a CDS encoding hypothetical protein (COG:Q; EggNog:ENOG503NXPU), translating to MLPPPPNPNGPNGFFGLHSSWSSVRSPFEHGVVGRFEGEVTDLVVFGEIPKGLNGTFYRIMVDPFYPLQEGNAPIEGDGNVCALRIKDGRGDLKIRYVDTERLRLERQANKRLFGLYRNPFTHHPCVRAAVDSTANTNLVYWAGKLLALKESAQPYQVHPDTLETIIYDPFNSTGLTFSAHPKVDPYTRELVVFGYEAKGLGTDDVVIYALDEQWIKSPWPAFIHDCALTANFIILVLWPYKTDVDHMKKGGQHWIYSKDLPATFVVVPRHPNDLPTGWKRGETRVYHSDHAVLLHTAGSWEETAGNGDVSLYFESSRIRYNLFPVFGPPTDKPFGDFQADYVRWEIDLTKPTNTRVVDPAVILDMPGGMARVDERFLTKPYDKFFCPVIPPGKQRPIPPILPIGLHAYVMLDKPSGKVNMFDPGQGCTVEEPIFVPRTKDAPEGDGWVLGMIQRMDVNRSDLVVLDTRDFGNPVAVVQLPFKIKGQIHGNWVDALPGEKSITRILEPVEKIMGKGAL from the exons AtgctccccccaccacctaACCCCAACGGCCCAAATGGGTTCTTTGGGCTGCATTCATCATGGTCCAGCGTCAGGTCTCCCTTTGAGCACGGCGTCGTGGGACGCTTCGAGGGCGAGGTGACCGATCTAGTGGTGTTCGGCGAGATCCCCAAGGGGCTCAACGGAACCTTCT ACCGCATCATGGTTGATCCATTTTACCCCCTCCAAGAAGGCAATGCACCTATAGAAGGTGACGGGAACGTATGTGCCCTGCGCATCAAAGATGGCCGGGGCGATCTAAAGATCCGCTACGTCGACACTGAACGCCTC AGGCTGGAGCGTCAAGCCAACAAGCGCTTATTCGGATTGTATCGTAATCCTTTCACACATCATCCCTGTGTCCGCGCAGCTGTGGACAGcaccgccaacaccaacctcgtctACTGGGCTGGaaagctcctcgccctcaaagAATCCGCGCAGCCCTATCAAGTCCACCCCGACACGCTTGAAACAATCATCTACGACCCCTTCAACTCCACAGGCTTGACATTCTCTGCCCATCCCAAGGTTGACCCGTATACAAGAGAGCTAGTTGTGTTCGGTTACGAAGCGAAGGGCCTCGGCACAGACGACGTCGTCATCTACGCCCTCGACGAGCAG TGGATCAAGAGCCCGTGGCCCGCATTCATCCACGACTGTGCTCTCACCGCCAACTTCATCATCCTGGTTCTGTGGCCCTACAAAACTGACGTAGACCACATGAAGAAGGGTGGTCAGCACTGGATCTACAGCAAGGACCTCCCAGCAACATTCGTCGTTGTCCCTCGACACCCCAACGACCTTCCTACTGGATGGAAGAGGGGAGAGACCAGAGTCTACCACTCGGATCATGCCGTCCTTCTCCACACAGCCGGGTCGTGGGAGGAAACAGCCGGGAACGGTGACGTGAGCCTCTATTTTGAGAGCTCGCGGATCCGCTACAACCTTTTTCCTGTCTTTGGCCCGCCAACTGACAAGCCATTTGGAGACTTCCAGGCTGATTACGTCAGGTGGGAGATCGAcctcaccaaaccaaccaacactcGCGTTGTTGACCCTGCTGTGATCTTGGATATGCCTGGAGGAATGGCCAGGGTTGATGAGCGCTTCTTGACAAAGCCATACGACAAGTTTTTCTGTCCTGTTATTCCCCCAGGGAAGCAGAGACCTATCCCGCCAATTCTGCCTATCGGTCTGCATGCATACGTTATGCTTGACAAGCCCAGTGGGAAGGTTAATATGTTTGATCCTGGCCAGGGGTGCACAGTGGAGGAGCCAATCTTTGTGCCCAGGACAAAGGATGCACcggagggtgatggttgggtgCTGGGTATGATTCAGAGGATGGATGTCAACAGGAGtgatttggtggtgttggataCAAGGGACTTTGGGAACccggtggcggtggttcAGTTGCCCTTTAAAATAAAGGGGCAGATTCATGGCAACTGGGTTGATGCGTTGCCGGGAGAGAAGAGCATCACAAGAATTCTGGAACCGGTTGAGAAGATTATGGGGAAGGGAGCTTTGTAG